The genomic window AGCTGAAAAAGCACGTTCTCATCCTTTATCACGTCGCGAAGCCATGTTTCGAGCGGCATATTGCCCCACTTGACCGCACGCTGAACCAGATACGCGACCGGCGAATGCGGCTCGGTCCTCTGAAAGAATGCGGCTATCTCGGCAAGCCGCTGCAAAGCCTCGCCGCGGCCGCGCACAGGCCCCGCACCGCCGCCGCTTGACGTTCCTTCGGCAGAACCTTCACCGTCCGCGTTCTCATCAGCCGCAACGCTGTCAGCCGGATCAGGCTCCTCGATACGCTTGCGTTCGAGGATCTTCTTTGCGAGGCCGCTAACCTCATCAAGCGTCTTTTTCAGATTTGAAAGCCCCGGCGTCTGGTTGCGGTCGTATTTCACCTCATCGACGTGATCAAGTTCGGCAAGAGCAGCCTCACACTCTTCGATCGTAAAACTCGTCTTTTCGCAGAATGCACGGCGTGTCTGGGCAAGAGCGGCCTTCCATTTCGCACTTGTCACGCGGTTCTCGCGTTCGGCCTGCGCCTTTAGGTCTGCGTAGTGCTGATACGACTCAGAATCCAGCGAGTCGAGATTATCGGGTATGTCAAACCTCTTTGCATCGACCCAATCGGCATAACCGTAACCCGCGCCTGAGGTCAAAGGAGCCGATCGGACGACGAACGTACCCTGGGAATCCAGCCAAGAGATCGCATTCGCGCGGCCTTCCATATCGCCTTCGTCGATCTCAGGGTGCAATGTGTCCCAGAACTTGTCCTGAAGCGCCGCAAGCAGTTTGAGGCCGTCACGCAGGCCTGCAAGGCCGTGCAGCTTTATCAGTGCTTCGGTCAGCCAAACCGCAAGCTGGATGTCCTTCGACCGGGTTGTAAGCGCGGGAATGGCGATCTCGGCGACCTTGCGATGATCCGCGGTCTTAAGCTCGGTCTGCCAATCGCCCTGCGACAGTGCGTCATCGGCGCGGCGTGCCTCGGCGATCTCGTCATAAATGCCCGAATATCGCAGATTTTCACCCGAAGGCTCGTCGTCCGAAATTGGCACAAGCAAGGCGTCAATATCTATGACCGGCGGTATTTGAAGTTCTTCGCTCATTAACAAACGGCTCCTCGCTGTAGGAACAAAGACGCTCTTTCTCAAACAATTTGCGTTATGCGCCGATAATGATACATCAAAACAATGCGCAAATACACAAGAATCTCTTATCGGCCGTCAGCCGCGTTATTCGGCCTCGTGGTCGAATTCGATGCTTTTCAGTTCAAGGATCGGCCTGTCTTTGCCGTCCATCCAAAACAGCCTAAGTCCTACACCGACAAACAGGTCGTTGCCGACGTCACGCCAATCCGTCATTCGGCCGAGCCTTACTGCGTCATTATCATGCCGATACGAGCCTGAATAGAGTGTCGGGAAGAACATTTCGCCGGCGGTTCCGTTCGTCATTTTGACATTCGCCTGCAGCCAATAGAGGTCGCGGAGCGTCTTCGGCTCAAAGAATTCGACCTTTGCCACGTTCTCGAACGGCAGCCACGTATATGTATCTTTGAAAATGACCTCGAACAGGCACATCGTCGCGTCGTTATAATCCCTGAGGTCCTCAACTGCTTCGCCGTTCACTTTGCAGGCGAAGGCGGGCCGCTCTTCCTCAACTCTGTCGAGTATCGCCCGTGCCTCGGCGCTGTTGCCCTCGCGCAGGCGATTATTGGCGTTGAGCATATCTTCGATATAGCCGGGCGGCGGTGCGAGAATGCCGGGCTTTAGCCCATCGTTAAAGAATTTTTCGCGATCCTGCTCGGCGCGGAGGCACTGCCGATAGATCAGCGAACCGATCGCCGCACCCGCATCCTGGTGGCCGATGACATCCAACTGCCGTTCTGCCCTTTCATAATTTCCGGCAAAGAGTGACAGCTCAAAGAGAAAGATGCGGCTCGAAACATTGGTCGGCTCGGCGCGCACCATATCGAGTGCCGCGGCGATGGCCGTATCAAGGTGGCCTGCATCAAGAAGTTTTTTCGCTTTATCCATTCCTCCTCCTTACTCGAAAAGGCTCTGCGGCGCCCTGACGGCCTTAAAGATCTCTCTGTCAAAAAGGTCGCCGCCGTTCGGCTTTATCGACGCAGAAACAGACTTGCCGCCGACGCTGTAACTCAGCGAATACTCGCCGCTCGCTTGCTTGGACGGATGTCCCGCATCGACGAATCTGAACAGGCCCCACGTGCCCGGGAACTTGAGCGTGCCCGGAGCCGCAGGCGCTGTCGCAGTGTTGCTGTTGCCCGCGGTCGCGGCTGCCGCCGAAGTGCCCGTCGTTACCACCACGCCGGTCTCCGCTGAGGCCGCCGCCGGAAATACGCCATTGATGGATGAAGTTCCCTCGGACGTTATCTTCTGGCCGTCGATGACAACCTCGATAAGCGAATCCTTGCCCGGCTTCAAGCTGAAGCCATATTCGAATTTTGGTGTCTGACTCGTGCCGTAAAGAGCCTTTCGTATGGCGAAGGCGCTGTTCAGATAGGCGACGAACTTATCGCTGAACTTGACCTCGGCAGTATCTTTCAGCTTGAGCACTCCGTTCGACTCTTCAAAGTATTTCTGCAAACGGTCAGTGTAGAACTTCGACAGCAGCCCGTCCG from Chloracidobacterium sp. includes these protein-coding regions:
- the tssA gene encoding type VI secretion system protein TssA — its product is MSEELQIPPVIDIDALLVPISDDEPSGENLRYSGIYDEIAEARRADDALSQGDWQTELKTADHRKVAEIAIPALTTRSKDIQLAVWLTEALIKLHGLAGLRDGLKLLAALQDKFWDTLHPEIDEGDMEGRANAISWLDSQGTFVVRSAPLTSGAGYGYADWVDAKRFDIPDNLDSLDSESYQHYADLKAQAERENRVTSAKWKAALAQTRRAFCEKTSFTIEECEAALAELDHVDEVKYDRNQTPGLSNLKKTLDEVSGLAKKILERKRIEEPDPADSVAADENADGEGSAEGTSSGGGAGPVRGRGEALQRLAEIAAFFQRTEPHSPVAYLVQRAVKWGNMPLETWLRDVIKDENVLFQLRDTLGLDNSQGQMSDDSWGSAETSSETSATDEPSSDW